The following are encoded together in the Salvia hispanica cultivar TCC Black 2014 chromosome 6, UniMelb_Shisp_WGS_1.0, whole genome shotgun sequence genome:
- the LOC125192115 gene encoding elongation factor 1-delta-like, with product MAVSFSDLSSAAGLKKLDEYLLSRSYITGYQASKDDLTVYAAIAKPPSSDYVNLSRWFNHIDALLRISGVSGEGSGVTIEGSAPVSDAIATPPATDTKAVAADDDDDDDDVDLFGEETEEEKKASEERAAAAKAAGKKKVVGKSSVVLDIKPWDDETDMKVLEEKVRSVQQEGLLWGASKLVPVGYGIKKLQIMITIVDDLVSVDSLIEDYLTAEPINEYVQSVDIVAFNKI from the exons ATGGCCGTCAGTTTCTCCGACCTCAGTTCCGCCGCCGGCCTTAAGAAGCTTGATGAGTACCTTCTTTCCCGCAGTTACATTACTGG GTACCAAGCTTCAAAGGATGATTTGACTGTCTATGCTGCTATAGCCAAACCTCCGTCTTCGGACTATGTCAATCTGTCACGGTGGTTCAACCACATTGATGCGCTGTTGAGGATTTC TGGTGTTTCTGGTGAGGGAAGTGGTGTGACTATTGAGGGATCAGCTCCTGTCAGTGATGCCATTGCAACTCCCCCTGCAACAGACACTAAG GCTGTTGCTGCTGATGAcgatgacgatgatgatgatgtggaCTTATTTGGTGAGGAGActgaagaagagaagaaggcTTCTGAAGAGCGTGCTGCTGCTGCAAAGGCTGCTGGAAAGAAGAAAGTTG TCGGGAAGTCATCGGTTGTATTGGATATTAAACCATGGGACGATGAGACTGACATGAAAGTTCTCGAAGAAAAAGTTAGAAGTGTGCAGCAGGAGGGTCTCCTTTGGGGAGCAT CTAAGCTTGTCCCTGTTGGATATGGAATCAAGAAACTGCAAATTATGATAACCATTGTGGATGACTTGGTATCAGTTGACAGCCTCATTGAGGACTATCTCACTGCAGAGCCGATCAATGAATACGTCCAGAGTGTTGACATTGTGGCCTTCAACAAAATTT aa